One Scleropages formosus chromosome 8, fSclFor1.1, whole genome shotgun sequence DNA window includes the following coding sequences:
- the LOC108925785 gene encoding uncharacterized protein LOC108925785 translates to MASVFEHTVHDLIKTTSIERVVAPIATRLCHLILMCENGEAIEHADGLERAAEDVEEATRRMADVASRLSVESNDDVTKKEMEPAVVSLKACGQRVLLAALKLRIQPHEAELREELIASTQNVLLGVLKVLLVEDDAAVRKIITAAHWLMDSLSQLEAAPNIPLLLNAFQGFSDALLMLNELAWKRAKDLRDTGQQESQQLPLMI, encoded by the exons ATGGCATCCGTTTTCGAACATACCGTGCATGATCTGATAAAAACAACATCTATTGAGAGGGTTGTGGCCCCCATTGCAACCCGCCTTTGTCATTTGATCCTGATGTGTGAAAATGGAGAAGCCATAGAACATGCTGATGGGCTGGAAAGAGCAGCAGAGGATGTAGAAGAAGCTACAAGGAGAATGGCTGACGTGGCTTCAAG GCTGTCAGTGGAGTCAAATGATGATGTCACAAAGAAAGAGATGGAACCAGCAGTGGTATCTCTGAAAGCATGTGGTCAGCGTGTGCTGCTTGCAGCTCTAAAACTCAGAATTCAGCCACATGAAGCTGAGCTCAGGGAAGAACTCATTGCTTCAACTCAAAATGTCCTACTAGGAGTGCTCAAG GTTCTGTTAGTGGAGGATgatgctgctgtgagaaagaTAATCACAGCAGCTCATTGGCTCATGGATTCCCTTTCCCAACTAGAAGCAGCACCCAACATCCCACTGCTGTTGAACGCTTTTCAAGGGTTCTCTGATGCCTTGTTGATGCTGAACGAGTTGGCATGGAAGCGGGCAAAGGATCTGCGTGATACTGGACAGCAAGAGAGT CAACAGTTGCCTTTGATGATCTGA
- the LOC108925844 gene encoding uncharacterized protein LOC108925844 isoform X2 encodes MAVVVTDDVAESEELENLKSDIVALTRTLVQTAQETAMSSVTSTDSIYKQATLFSDRINQMRKILLPIAGIWYHAICAIFQSQPQTDATQEIRYVMGACADIVELVIFSDIQQGKHQERITTQSKLQAAQVNAKLLTGMATSVPPGSDHLEASSILWALSIQVLLNSIDKLLGVSVEGGTSPLRCHRSSLQKRLSLMSENSVRIQEASRLSSLICKNTSTVRNMRDLQQEVRSFTEAYLQAAENLNTAPLANLQQLATTELLKRTLQVKVKVLSAHLSKVNKEYMDAFQHLVHLAVLATAGNGCIENREAAQLEFDKCAQSLIGDMKAVSQKVQDCLNYVRDPRVRAVLRFTNEHLLCQMSGIVSRARKMVDSQNTCDLPDLEIHMQCWSANAHFLVVELNKVEGIHPGMKQQVRLGLQGKQPWDMPAEISSAPVQERCPLTTLAAPSSMDSATNILEQKIQNPPEAKQPKKEGVTQPVTTRAEPSFIYTSLRLKREMDKFSVHNNQVVHVTEAIAEKIYHMVQYLRKKGPIQGKEAFVSTAKDVISSCQRVTQFIGFVTEHCLDQQCTDELLRITECIYTTTKQLTIISSVNAVTPGCRSSDEILVKNAQNLLHIILQGIRAAEAACIKGLKQPEPNSEGTEAVALCFQWRQNLMIHRAQQNSSLETDDLGLRKICPHEAAPSLAPVIPMQEFYR; translated from the exons ATGGCTGTGGTTGTTACTGATGATGTTGCAGAAAGTGAAGAACTTGAGAATCTAAAATCAGACATTGTGGCACTGACACGTACATTAGTTCAAACAGCTCAAGAAACAGCCATGAGTTCTGTTACGAGTACAGACAGCATCTATAAGCAAGCTACATTGTTTTCCGATAGGATCAATCAAATGCGCAAGATTTTGCTTCCTATTGCAGGAATTTGGTATCATGCAATCTGTGCCATATTCCAAAGTCAACCACAAACAGATGCAACACAGGAAATCCGTTATGTCATGGGTGCATGTGCAGATATTGTAGAGCTTGTTATATTTTCAGATATTCAACAAGGTAAACATCAGGAGAGGATCACCACACAGAGCAAACTCCAGGCAGCTCAGGTTAATGCTAAGCTTCTCACTGGAATGGCCACTTCCGTACCTCCTGGATCTGATCATTTAGAGGCCTCATCTATTCTTTGGGCTCTGTCCATCCAGGTTCTGCTAAATTCTATTGATAAACTCCTAGGGGTCTCAGTGGAGGGTGGAACAAGTCCCCTCAGATGTCATAGGTCATCCCTGCAAAAACGCTTATCGCTGATGTCAGAAAACTCAGTGCGGATCCAAGAAGCATCGAGATTGTCCTCCTTGATTTGTAAAAACACCAGCACAGTTAGGAACATGAGGGATCTTCAACAGGAGGTGAGGAGTTTCACTGAAGCCTACCTTCAGGCTGCTGAGAATCTGAACACTGCTCCCCTTGCTAACCTTCAGCAGCTCGCCACGACTGAATTACTGAAGAGAACACTTCAAGTTAAGGTGAAGGTCTTGTCTGCTCATCTCAGTAAAGTAAACAAAGAATACATGGATGCCTTTCAACATCTCGTTCACCTGGCAGTTTTGGCCACCGCTGGAAATGGTTGCATTGAAAACAGGgaagcagcacagctggaaTTTGACAAATGTGCTCAATCACTGATAGGTGACATGAAAGCTGTAAGTCAGAAGGTCCAAGACTGCCTTAATTACGTCAGAGACCCCAGGGTTCGTGCTGTTTTGAGGTTTACTAATGAGCATCTGTTGTGTCAAATGTCAGGCATTGTAAGTAGAGCCAGAAAAATGGTAGACAGTCAGAACACTTGTGACCTACCAGATCTGGAGATTCACATGCAGTGTTGGTCAGCCAACGCTCACTTCCTTGTGGTGGAGCTAAATAAAGTGGAGGGCATTCATCCAGGAATGAAACAGCAGGTCAGACTTGGCCTGCAGGGTAAACAGCCCTGGGACATGCCTGCAGAAATATCCTCAGCCCCGGTTCAGGAAAGATGTCCTTTGACAACTCTAGCGGCGCCCAGCTCAATGGATTCTGCAACGAACATCTTGGAACAAAAGATTCAAAACCCCCCGGAAGCAAAACAGCCGAAAAAAGAG GGTGTCACCCAGCCTGTGACCACAAGAGCAGAGCCTTCTTTCATCTACACATCTCTCCGTCTGAAAAGAGAAATGGACAAGTTCAGTGTGCACAATAACCAGGTTGTTCATGTGACGGAAGCCATAGCTGAAAAGATTTACCATATGGTTCAGTACCTGAGGAAGAAAGGACCTATACAG GGGAAGGAGGCTTTTGTCAGCACAGCAAAGGACGTGATCTCAAGCTGTCAACGGGTCACTCAGTTTATTGGATTTGTTACTGAACACTGCCTGGACCAGCAGTGCACGGATGAGCTCCTCCGTATCACGGAATGCATTTACACCACCACCAAGCAGCTCACCATCATCTCCAG CGTTAATGCAGTGACTCCTGGGTGCAGGTCATCCGATGAGATCCTAGTAAAGAATGCACAGAACCTGCTCCACATAATACTCCAGGGGATCCGAGCAGCAGAGGCAGCCTGCATCAAG